A stretch of Immundisolibacter sp. DNA encodes these proteins:
- a CDS encoding acyl-CoA dehydrogenase family protein yields MTAGELGLAALRGTAALLTQVRERLVQLTAGGRDIDGHQVAVRRYANLEARHKAAQALAEWADEDPSAREMADLFAADFALEALHLIERHGADFGLPAGDIDATLPAGARAALASALSESRFRALAERSAGHGFVNHGAIHGEDADLILALRDGARRFAVERVAPLAQRIHLDDLLVPEELIAGMAELGFFGMSIPAEYGGTGMSNLAMVVATEELSVASLPAAGSLITRPEVLAKALLAGGTEAQKQRWLGPVARGELMVGVAVTEPDTGSDVGALRCRATPAVQDGVAGWSIDGAKAWSTFAGRADVLALLARSDPDPAAGHRGLSLFIVEKERCLGHDFDLRQPGGGRLSGKADRTPGYRGMHSFTLQFERWFVPGDRLVGEAGRGFYYQMAGFAAGRLQTAGRATGLAQASLLAAGQYAQQRRQFGRPIGQFQSTAYELGWMALRTEAARQLSHAAARAMDAGQADAGLLAAMAKLFACRVAVEVSQRAQLLHGGWGYAEEFPIARLVADALVLPIFEGVEPILELKVIGRQLLGDHA; encoded by the coding sequence ATGACGGCAGGCGAACTGGGGCTGGCGGCGCTGCGCGGGACGGCAGCTTTGCTCACGCAGGTGCGCGAGCGTCTCGTGCAGCTCACCGCCGGCGGGCGCGACATCGACGGCCATCAGGTCGCGGTGCGCCGTTATGCCAACCTTGAAGCGCGACACAAGGCCGCCCAGGCGCTGGCCGAGTGGGCCGACGAGGATCCATCGGCGCGTGAGATGGCGGATCTGTTCGCCGCCGATTTCGCACTCGAAGCGCTGCACCTGATCGAGCGGCACGGCGCCGATTTCGGGCTGCCGGCGGGCGATATCGACGCCACCTTGCCGGCCGGCGCGCGGGCGGCGTTGGCATCCGCGCTGTCCGAAAGCCGGTTTCGCGCCCTGGCCGAGCGCTCTGCCGGCCACGGCTTCGTCAACCACGGCGCCATCCACGGCGAGGACGCCGACCTCATCCTGGCGCTGCGCGATGGCGCCCGCCGCTTTGCCGTCGAGCGCGTGGCGCCGCTCGCCCAGCGCATTCATCTGGACGACCTGCTGGTGCCGGAGGAACTGATCGCCGGCATGGCCGAGCTGGGCTTCTTTGGCATGTCGATCCCGGCCGAATACGGCGGCACCGGCATGAGCAACCTGGCCATGGTGGTGGCCACCGAGGAGCTGTCGGTGGCCTCGCTGCCGGCCGCCGGCAGCCTGATCACGCGCCCGGAGGTGCTGGCCAAGGCGTTGCTGGCCGGTGGCACCGAAGCCCAGAAACAGCGCTGGCTGGGGCCGGTGGCGCGCGGCGAGCTGATGGTCGGCGTGGCGGTGACCGAGCCCGACACCGGATCCGACGTGGGCGCGCTGCGCTGCCGGGCGACACCGGCGGTGCAGGACGGCGTGGCCGGCTGGTCGATCGATGGCGCCAAGGCCTGGAGCACCTTTGCTGGCCGCGCCGACGTGCTGGCGCTGCTGGCGCGCAGCGATCCCGATCCGGCCGCCGGCCACCGCGGGCTGTCGCTGTTCATCGTCGAGAAGGAGCGCTGCCTCGGGCACGATTTCGATCTTCGCCAGCCGGGCGGCGGGCGGCTCAGCGGCAAGGCCGACCGCACGCCAGGGTATCGGGGCATGCACTCGTTCACACTGCAGTTCGAGCGCTGGTTCGTGCCCGGCGACCGGTTGGTGGGGGAGGCCGGTCGCGGCTTTTATTACCAGATGGCCGGTTTCGCGGCCGGGCGCTTGCAGACTGCCGGTCGGGCCACCGGCCTTGCCCAGGCCAGTCTGCTGGCGGCCGGGCAGTACGCGCAGCAGCGGCGGCAATTCGGCCGGCCGATCGGGCAGTTTCAGAGCACCGCCTATGAGCTCGGCTGGATGGCGCTGCGCACCGAGGCGGCGCGCCAGCTCAGCCACGCGGCGGCCCGCGCCATGGACGCCGGGCAAGCCGACGCCGGCCTGCTCGCCGCCATGGCCAAGCTGTTCGCCTGTCGGGTGGCGGTGGAGGTCTCGCAGCGCGCGCAGCTGCTGCACGGCGGCTGGGGCTACGCCGAGGAATTCCCGATCGCCCGCTTGGTGGCCGATGCGCTGGTGCTGCCGATCTTCGAGGGCGTGGAGCCGATCCTGGAGCTCAAGGTGATCGGCCGCCAGTTGCTCGGGGATCACGCGTGA
- a CDS encoding antitoxin Xre/MbcA/ParS toxin-binding domain-containing protein, with translation MPQALAAAASNTGRVLTQALVETADRLSVGPSELKAIIGVSQPTASRLLHGAYQLTPGSKPFELAAHLVRLYRSLSAMVGGDDALAGRWLRSANLAFENARPIDVIKRVDGLLHACEYLDAHRARV, from the coding sequence ATGCCCCAGGCTCTCGCCGCCGCAGCGTCCAACACCGGCCGGGTACTGACCCAGGCCCTTGTCGAAACGGCCGACCGGCTCAGCGTCGGCCCGAGCGAGCTGAAGGCCATCATCGGCGTCAGCCAGCCGACCGCCTCGCGCCTGTTGCACGGCGCCTACCAGCTGACGCCCGGCAGCAAGCCCTTCGAGCTGGCGGCCCATCTGGTGCGCCTGTACCGCTCGCTGTCGGCCATGGTCGGCGGCGACGACGCGCTGGCCGGCCGCTGGCTGCGCAGCGCCAATCTGGCCTTTGAAAATGCCCGGCCAATCGACGTCATCAAGCGCGTGGATGGCCTGCTGCATGCCTGCGAATACCTGGACGCCCACCGCGCTCGCGTCTGA
- a CDS encoding RES family NAD+ phosphorylase, whose translation MPANTWTPTALASEAGRWAGSGWRAVEAQHQVATLRLARGNLEDQRLLEDILDAAKPPTAGATGDLHWLLATPFRYRPPVGGSRFRGRTDPGVFYGAQDRPTACAEAGYWRLRFFLDSVGLADVTATVSLTLFEFHAASDRALDLTTAAFADARAALTHPADYTASQALAAQAREAGIDLIRYASARLAGGVCLALLTPAPFRQVAQPYRNAHQTWQLTLLPPARVVWERELHAERWEFLYGNAE comes from the coding sequence ATGCCTGCGAATACCTGGACGCCCACCGCGCTCGCGTCTGAGGCCGGGCGCTGGGCCGGCAGCGGCTGGCGGGCGGTGGAGGCGCAGCATCAGGTGGCCACGCTGCGCCTGGCGCGCGGCAATCTGGAAGACCAGCGCCTGCTGGAGGACATCCTCGACGCCGCCAAGCCGCCGACGGCGGGCGCGACCGGCGACCTGCACTGGCTGCTGGCGACGCCGTTTCGTTACCGCCCGCCGGTTGGCGGTTCGCGTTTCCGCGGGCGCACCGATCCTGGCGTGTTCTACGGTGCGCAGGACCGGCCGACGGCCTGCGCCGAAGCGGGTTACTGGCGACTGCGGTTTTTTCTGGACAGCGTGGGTCTGGCCGATGTGACTGCTACGGTGTCGCTCACGCTGTTCGAATTTCATGCAGCGTCCGACCGGGCACTGGACCTGACCACGGCCGCATTCGCTGACGCGCGGGCGGCGCTGACCCATCCGGCCGACTACACCGCCAGTCAGGCGCTGGCCGCGCAGGCGCGCGAGGCGGGCATCGACCTGATCCGCTACGCCTCGGCGCGGCTGGCCGGTGGCGTGTGCCTGGCCCTGCTCACGCCGGCGCCGTTTCGTCAGGTGGCGCAGCCGTACCGCAATGCGCACCAGACCTGGCAGCTGACCCTGCTGCCACCAGCGCGCGTGGTGTGGGAGCGCGAACTGCACGCCGAGCGCTGGGAGTTTCTCTATGGAAACGCCGAATGA
- a CDS encoding CoA transferase translates to MSPGALAGLRVLDLSQVLAGPFCTQMLADHGAEVIKIEPPEGDPARRFAPFRADDTERAFGGYFQSINRGKKSVVLDLKTDAGRAAFLKLVASADVLVENYRAGVMERLGLGFEALAKINPRLVYGAIRGFGDPRSGESPYNDWPAFDVVAQAMGGIMGITGPTADQPLKIGPGVGDTVPALMLAFGILAAVRHAERSGQGQFLDISMIDGVLALCERLVHQYSYAGEVAGPEGNGHPLLCPFGLFRAADGWVAIGCPTDKFWVELAAAIGRPELAVDSGWATNAARLARRGEVTTLIEGFTGQRSKAQLKALFGGRVPFGPVQNAAEIFADPHFAARDMLVQVEQPGSATPVTIAGVPVHLSATPGAVRGRAPKLGEHTAEVLAGLGADRHS, encoded by the coding sequence GTGAGTCCGGGAGCCCTGGCCGGGCTGCGCGTGCTGGACCTGTCGCAGGTGCTGGCTGGACCGTTCTGTACGCAGATGCTGGCCGACCACGGCGCGGAAGTCATCAAGATCGAGCCGCCGGAGGGCGATCCGGCGCGCCGCTTTGCGCCGTTTCGGGCCGATGATACGGAGCGCGCCTTCGGCGGCTATTTCCAGAGCATCAACCGCGGCAAGAAAAGCGTGGTACTGGACCTCAAAACCGATGCCGGACGCGCTGCCTTTCTGAAGCTGGTGGCCAGCGCCGACGTGTTGGTCGAGAACTACCGCGCCGGCGTCATGGAGCGCCTGGGGCTGGGCTTCGAGGCGCTGGCGAAGATCAACCCGCGCCTGGTCTATGGCGCGATTCGCGGTTTCGGCGATCCCCGCAGCGGCGAGAGTCCGTACAACGACTGGCCGGCCTTCGACGTGGTGGCGCAGGCCATGGGCGGCATCATGGGTATCACCGGTCCCACCGCCGACCAGCCGCTGAAGATCGGCCCCGGCGTGGGCGACACGGTGCCGGCGCTGATGCTGGCCTTCGGCATCCTGGCCGCCGTGCGCCATGCCGAGCGCAGCGGGCAGGGGCAGTTCCTGGACATTTCCATGATCGATGGCGTGCTGGCCCTGTGCGAGCGGCTGGTGCACCAGTACAGCTACGCCGGCGAGGTGGCCGGCCCGGAGGGCAACGGCCACCCGCTGCTGTGCCCGTTCGGCCTGTTTCGCGCTGCCGACGGCTGGGTGGCGATCGGCTGTCCGACCGACAAGTTCTGGGTCGAACTGGCCGCTGCCATTGGCCGCCCGGAACTGGCGGTCGACTCCGGCTGGGCCACCAATGCGGCGCGTCTGGCCCGCCGCGGCGAGGTCACGACCTTGATCGAGGGCTTCACCGGCCAGCGAAGCAAGGCGCAGCTGAAGGCGCTGTTCGGCGGGCGGGTGCCGTTCGGGCCGGTGCAGAACGCGGCCGAAATCTTTGCCGACCCGCACTTCGCCGCCCGCGACATGCTGGTGCAGGTCGAACAGCCGGGCAGCGCCACGCCGGTCACCATCGCCGGCGTGCCGGTGCATCTGTCGGCCACGCCGGGCGCAGTGCGCGGCCGGGCGCCGAAGCTTGGCGAGCACACGGCGGAGGTTTTGGCCGGCTTGGGCGCGGATCGTCATTCCTGA
- a CDS encoding GGDEF domain-containing protein, with amino-acid sequence MPVPLEPLAQDIERALGRPTDETGRQKLAAQLIHLLVESKAHAQRRQAELQEFLKATVGRLVQLETALNEANSLNRQAGAQAQQTRQITDAQFLQLRAVSSETDDLDQLKSFIRERLDHLQDHLRQQDQAGDSHQRRLEDHLGQLSQQVAQLSAETITLRSRLDVTTEEALRDPLTGAYNRLAYDRRAALEVARWRSDGGNLSMIVCDIDHFKRINDTFGHTAGDKVLKEVVRLLQEQLRSSDFVARYGGEEFVVILNGAAEDAAMKIAEKLRRTIKSAPFRSRGERVPVTISCGVATFNSDDTLETVFERTDAALYDAKAQGRDRCVHASKKAA; translated from the coding sequence GTGCCGGTGCCCCTGGAGCCGCTGGCGCAGGATATCGAACGCGCGCTGGGCAGGCCGACCGATGAGACCGGTCGCCAGAAACTTGCCGCCCAACTGATCCACCTGCTGGTGGAGTCCAAGGCCCATGCGCAACGGCGCCAGGCCGAGCTGCAGGAATTCCTCAAGGCCACCGTCGGCCGCCTGGTGCAACTCGAGACGGCCCTGAACGAAGCTAATAGCCTGAACCGCCAGGCCGGCGCACAGGCCCAGCAGACGCGACAGATCACCGACGCGCAATTCCTGCAGCTGCGTGCCGTGTCGTCGGAAACCGACGACCTGGACCAGCTCAAGTCGTTCATCCGCGAGCGCCTGGACCACCTGCAGGATCATCTGCGTCAGCAGGACCAGGCCGGCGACAGCCACCAGCGCCGACTGGAGGATCACCTCGGCCAGCTCAGCCAGCAGGTCGCGCAATTGAGTGCGGAAACCATCACGCTGCGCAGCCGACTGGATGTCACCACCGAAGAGGCCCTGCGCGATCCGTTGACCGGCGCCTACAACCGGCTCGCCTACGACCGCAGGGCGGCACTGGAAGTCGCCCGCTGGCGCAGCGATGGCGGCAACCTGTCGATGATCGTCTGCGACATCGACCACTTCAAACGTATCAACGACACCTTCGGGCACACCGCCGGCGACAAGGTGCTCAAGGAAGTGGTGCGCCTGCTGCAGGAACAGCTGCGCTCGTCGGATTTCGTGGCCCGTTACGGCGGCGAGGAATTCGTGGTGATCCTCAACGGCGCCGCCGAGGATGCCGCCATGAAGATCGCCGAGAAACTGCGCCGCACCATCAAGTCCGCGCCGTTTCGCAGTCGTGGCGAGCGGGTGCCGGTCACCATCTCCTGCGGCGTAGCCACCTTCAACAGCGACGACACACTGGAAACGGTCTTCGAACGCACCGATGCGGCCCTGTATGACGCCAAGGCCCAGGGGCGGGACCGCTGCGTACACGCCAGCAAGAAAGCCGCCTGA
- the purT gene encoding formate-dependent phosphoribosylglycinamide formyltransferase produces the protein MLLGTPLAANATRVMLLGAGELGKEVIIALQRLGVETIAVDRYPNAPGQQVAHRAHVIDMTDGAALRALVERERPALIVPEIEAIATDTLVQIEADGLAEVIPTARAAQLTMNREGIRRLAAEELGLPTSRYAFVDSLEQLRVAAADIGFPCFVKPVMSSSGKGQSRVQEAAELERAWQHALDAGRVRQARLIVEEQIAFDYEITLLTVRSLGVYGDTETRFCEPIGHRQVHGDYVESWQPQLMSDTALARAQDIAGRITQALGGRGIFGVELFVRGDEVWFSEVSPRPHDTGLVTLASQRLSEFELHARAILGLPVDVEMSTPAASAVIYGQLEAVGIGYVGVDEALRIPGTDIRLFGKPESHARRRMGVALARAGDVELARRRARDAAARVRPVTAG, from the coding sequence ATGTTGCTAGGTACCCCGCTTGCCGCCAATGCCACCCGCGTCATGCTGTTGGGCGCCGGCGAGCTCGGCAAGGAAGTCATCATCGCCCTGCAGCGCCTGGGCGTGGAGACCATCGCGGTGGACCGCTATCCGAACGCGCCCGGCCAGCAGGTGGCGCACCGCGCGCATGTGATCGACATGACCGACGGCGCCGCGCTGCGGGCGCTGGTGGAGCGCGAGCGGCCGGCCCTCATCGTGCCGGAGATCGAGGCCATAGCCACCGACACGCTGGTGCAGATCGAAGCCGACGGCCTGGCCGAGGTCATTCCCACCGCCCGCGCCGCGCAGCTGACCATGAACCGCGAAGGCATCCGCCGCCTGGCCGCCGAGGAACTGGGCCTGCCGACCTCGCGCTACGCCTTCGTCGACAGCCTGGAGCAACTGCGCGTCGCGGCGGCCGACATCGGGTTCCCCTGTTTCGTGAAGCCGGTCATGTCCTCGTCCGGCAAGGGCCAGTCGCGGGTACAGGAGGCCGCGGAACTGGAACGGGCCTGGCAGCACGCGCTGGACGCCGGCCGGGTGCGTCAGGCGCGCCTGATCGTCGAGGAGCAGATTGCGTTCGACTACGAAATCACGTTGCTGACGGTGCGCAGCCTGGGCGTGTACGGCGACACCGAAACCCGCTTTTGCGAGCCCATCGGCCACCGTCAGGTGCATGGCGATTACGTGGAAAGCTGGCAGCCGCAGCTCATGAGCGACACCGCCCTGGCCCGGGCGCAGGACATCGCCGGGCGCATCACGCAGGCGCTCGGCGGGCGCGGCATTTTTGGCGTGGAGCTGTTCGTGCGCGGCGACGAGGTCTGGTTCAGCGAGGTCAGCCCGCGCCCGCACGACACCGGCCTGGTCACCCTGGCCAGCCAGCGCTTGTCGGAGTTCGAACTGCACGCGCGCGCAATTCTGGGGCTGCCGGTGGACGTGGAGATGAGCACCCCGGCGGCCAGCGCCGTCATCTACGGCCAGCTGGAGGCGGTCGGTATTGGCTATGTCGGTGTCGACGAGGCGCTGCGCATCCCCGGCACCGACATCCGCCTGTTCGGCAAGCCCGAGTCGCACGCCCGTCGCCGCATGGGCGTGGCCCTGGCGCGCGCCGGGGACGTGGAGCTTGCCCGTCGGCGGGCACGCGATGCAGCGGCGCGGGTGCGGCCGGTGACGGCAGGGTGA
- a CDS encoding tetratricopeptide repeat protein, which yields MLVRHLLLAALCLGSTGAAAAGLEATATPAADGAPAISIEAQTAAAKAGDATAQYALGLMYAHGDGVARDDAAAAKWFAAAAAQGHAQAAYNLGVLTVSGRGVARDYGAARKQFEQAAASVPSAAYNLGVLYDQGLGVSPDAAQALAWYRKAADAGHAGAQYTLGQMYYEGIGVEANDATALRWFSAAAAQGHREAQYNLGVMAYVGAGMAADPKAAADWYRKAAEQGDPLAAFNLGRMYHLGEGVMRDDVQSVHWYRRAAAKGDAFALNNLGFMVYNGLGVPADPVRAYALFTLAAARDNANAKKALDLLRPQLGNEEVARGEGLVREWNAALKAGLAPAF from the coding sequence TTGCTCGTTCGCCACCTGCTGCTGGCGGCCCTTTGCCTGGGTTCTACCGGCGCTGCCGCGGCCGGTCTGGAGGCCACGGCGACGCCGGCCGCGGACGGAGCGCCCGCCATTTCGATCGAGGCCCAGACCGCCGCCGCCAAGGCCGGCGACGCCACGGCGCAGTACGCGCTTGGGCTGATGTACGCGCACGGCGACGGCGTGGCACGCGACGATGCGGCGGCGGCGAAGTGGTTTGCTGCCGCCGCCGCGCAGGGCCATGCCCAGGCCGCCTACAACCTGGGCGTGCTGACGGTGAGCGGCCGCGGCGTGGCGCGCGATTACGGTGCCGCCCGCAAGCAGTTCGAGCAGGCGGCGGCCAGCGTGCCGTCAGCGGCCTACAACCTAGGCGTGCTGTACGACCAGGGCCTGGGCGTTTCGCCCGACGCGGCGCAGGCGCTGGCCTGGTACCGCAAGGCCGCCGATGCCGGTCACGCCGGCGCGCAGTACACACTCGGTCAGATGTACTACGAGGGCATCGGTGTCGAGGCCAACGACGCGACGGCCCTGCGCTGGTTCAGCGCCGCGGCGGCGCAAGGGCACCGGGAGGCGCAGTACAACCTGGGCGTGATGGCCTATGTCGGGGCCGGCATGGCGGCCGATCCGAAGGCCGCCGCCGACTGGTACCGCAAGGCGGCCGAACAGGGCGACCCGCTGGCCGCCTTCAACCTGGGGCGCATGTACCACCTGGGCGAGGGCGTCATGCGGGACGATGTCCAGTCCGTCCACTGGTATCGCCGGGCAGCCGCCAAGGGTGATGCCTTTGCCCTGAACAACCTCGGCTTCATGGTCTACAACGGCCTGGGCGTGCCGGCCGACCCGGTGCGCGCCTATGCGCTGTTCACGCTGGCGGCGGCGCGCGACAACGCCAATGCGAAGAAAGCGCTCGATCTGCTGCGCCCGCAGCTGGGCAACGAGGAAGTGGCCCGTGGCGAGGGCCTGGTGCGGGAATGGAACGCCGCGCTGAAGGCCGGACTGGCACCGGCCTTTTGA